Proteins found in one Miscanthus floridulus cultivar M001 chromosome 4, ASM1932011v1, whole genome shotgun sequence genomic segment:
- the LOC136551791 gene encoding Golgi SNAP receptor complex member 1-1-like yields MEASSWDALRKQARRLEAQLDDQMIAYRKLVSMKSDGSENDIESDIERSLKQLQQVNSQMQTWVSSGGSEVLSHTLTRHMEILQDLTQEFYRLRSSLRAKQQHASLLDLRDFDRAKFDVEDPSDSADQALLREQAAIGRSTGQMDNVISQAQATLGSLMTQRSTFGGITTKISNISSRLPTINHVLSSIRRKKSMDTIILSLVASVCAFLIFIYWLSK; encoded by the exons ATGGAGGCGTCTTCCTGGGACGCCCTTCGCAAGCAG GCAAGGAGGTTGGAAGCTCAGTTAGATGACCAAATGATTGCATACCGTAAATTGGTTTCTATGAAATCAGATGGTTCGGAGAACGATATTGAGTCTGATATAGAAAGATCACTGAAGCAGTTACAGCAAGTAAATTCGCAAATGCAAACTTGGGTATCGTCAGGAGGTTCTGAAGTTCTTTCTCATACTCTGACTCGTCATATGGAGATTTTGCAAGACCTTACTCAG GAATTCTATCGGCTTCGATCAAGTCTCAGGGCGAAacaacaacatgcttctctcctTGACTTGAGAGATTTTGACAGAGCAAAGTTTGATGTTGAAGATCCATCAGACTCAGCTGATCAAGCTCTTCTCAGGGAACAAGCTGCGATTGGCAGGAGTACTGGACAG ATGGACAACGTGATATCACAAGCTCAGGCAACGCTAGGTTCTCTCATGACTCAACGGTCAACATTCGGTGGCATCACTACAAAGATAAGCAACATCAGCAGCCGGCTTCCAACA ATTAACCACGTCCTCTCGTCTATCAGAAGGAAGAAATCCATGGACACTATCATTCTTTCGCTCGTTGCATCTGTCTGCGCGtttctcatcttcatctactGGCTGTCGAAGTAG